The DNA segment TCGCCGTGATGGTCTTGCGTGAGTTGTTGTTGGTTAGCTTATGCAGCGACACAAAGGGACAGATGATCCTGCAAGTACTGCTTGATTCGAGTATCTTTCGACTTCCGAGCAAACTTCCGCATCGCCCCTCGCACTTGCCGGTTCAACTCCACATAGCGGATTTCGGTTGGTCCACCAGAAGCCTCGGCAAACAAGACAAACATCAGCTTGCCGTCTTGATATACCTTCGTGGCAACCGGAAGCCTCTCGAAATAGCCCAACGGAACATCGACGATTGCCGTATTGTTGGGCGTGTCAACGACAAGTCGCACATGTGGTTCGCACCACTCACCCCGTCGATGCTCGTGCCACTGGTAAAGATTGATCGGGTAAAGGCAGTTAGGATTCGTCGGCAGATCTCGAATAATGTCAGTCGAAAGCTGCCGATTGAAATCCCATTGTTCTCCGTTCTTCACGATCTCCTTGAAATGTTTGCGAGTCAGATAGGGAATTGTCTCAATGTTCAACTTTGTATTCTTCTTTGCCATGCTAGTTCTCCTTGTTTGAAAAAGGCTGGTTGAATGTTGTTCTCGTTGAGCTTCATACCCGGTCCGCAAGCTCACATGTTTCCGAGCGGTTATGCGGCTTTAGCTCCGCCCTCAGTTCCATCCAAAGACGACCCAGCCAGTTCTCTCCAATCCACTGGCTGTTGGCTTCTGCCGCACCCCAAAACAGGCCAGATCCACGTGGTCGCTTCGTGCAATCTTCGATAATCTCCTGATCACCGGTGGCGAGCAGGAGAGTTCGAAGTTTCGGGTGTTGCAGCAATTTGAGTCGCAGCACCAATCTCATGTTGTCGAGGTCGGCCTCACTCAACGGCACAACGACCATGCGATCCCGATGCTTCTTGGCTTTCATCTTTGCCGCCATTGGCGACTTCTGTTCTCGGATGGATTCGATAATTTCGTCCTGATCAAATCGAAGAGCTTGAAAGAGTGCCTCAGCGGTTCGATATGCCTTACCCACGTGCGAGACAGGGTGTGGCGACATGTTTCCGAGCCAGCCGTACTCGTCTTTGACCTTGCGAATCAGAATCATCGTTTCTCCCTTTGTTTGGGTTGGGTTGTGACTCTGCTCCTTGGTCCAGAAAGGCCATAAAAAAGCCGCCTGAGCGAACTCAGACGGCTTTAGGAAGTGTGTGGGGGTAGTCAGGCGTGCCGGATCGTGATTCCTTTCTGTTCAGCGGCGGAAATCATGTGGTCTGTTCCCTTTCCGCCCGGAAATGCAACTAAGAGGTCGGGAGCCAATTCGAGCATTGCTCGATTCCTTAATGGCCCCGCTCCTCGACCATATCGTTTCCAATCGGCAGGACAGGCGACAACTTCGATGCCGTTTCGAGAAGCCCATTCGCCAGCGAGAGTGTCAGCACCATTCGCTGCACCATGAATCAAGACAGATAGAGGGGCAGAAGCGTGGCGTTGTTTCAAGTAATTTACGATTGTCGAAGTTGCGACCGCCAGTAATCAGAACACGCATCCCTTGCTCCCGATAAGCAGAAAAGAAAAAAGCCGCCAGATCACCATCTGGCGGCTCACGTGCTCTTGAGATGTCGTCCGTTCTGCTTACTTTGCCCTTCCTAACGACAGGACGGGCGTGTCGCACACTTGCGTTTCTTCCTTCAAGCGAGTTTGAGCCAGCCGAACGGCATCTCGATCAATGTCGCCACCCACAAAGCGTCTGTTATGACGGCGACAAACTGCGGCGGTACTGCCGCTTCCGGCACATGGGTCGCAGATCAAATCGCCCGGATCACTAAATGACAGCAACCAGTGCTCCACGTCAGCCAGCGGCTTTTGCCATTCGTGAAGCTCTTGCTCAGCCGCCGAGTTGTGGAAAGAGTTGTACCAGCGAGTGGTGCGAGTCCATTTCCCTTTCGAGAAAACTAGCACAGGCGTTGTCTGCGTTACGCACTGCAATGGCTGAATGACCGGTCCGTCTCCAAGCCATGACGAGAACGCCGTGGCCCGGTATTCGAGATGCTTTGTGAATGACTTAATCGCATCAGCGACTTGGACGACACCAAGATAGACGCAGAATACGCCGCCATCCTTCAACACACGTGAAGCAAACGCTCCAAGATCATCGAACTGCTTCGTGAACTCTCGGTCGTAGGGCACGTCCGTCAAAATGAGGTCCACGCTACCCGGCTGGATGCGAGCAATTCGTTCAAGATCTCGAAAGTCAGAGTGATAGAGGCGAATTGGAGCGTGGTCATCCGGTTTTCGGTATCTCACTCGTGTTCGGCTCTTTCGCTCCTCTTTCTTGGCGTCCCGTTCGAGTTGTTTCAATGTAACGGCCTTGCGGGGAGCTTTCTCGCCCAGCGTTGCGAGTGCGGCTCTGGCCCGGTCCGCCTGCTTCTCCCGTTCTGTGTAGAGCCGAGTCGCCGGATACCGCTTACCGTCCTTGGCTCGGTACGAATCGAGCATCGGAATTTCCGACCCTGCGATGAGTTCCCGACGAACCGACTCCACAGTCTTGTCGGTTGAGCCAAGGATCTCTGCGAGCCATTGATTTGAGATGTCCGGCGTTCGTCGAAGCTCGGTGGCGATGATCTGTCGCATCTGCTTGCGAGTGATCTTGCGGCGAACCATGTTCAATACAAGTGCATGGTCCCGCTTCTGTTCGTCGGTCAATCCGCCCAGCGTAATCGTCGGGATGTCTCGGATCTTCAATTCTCGACAGGCTCGCTCTCGGTGATGCCCATCGATGATCGTGCCGTTTTCGTCCTTCACGATGGGCACGATGACGCCATGCTGTCGGATCGACTGTTTTAGTGCCACGTACTCCCAACTCGGCAGGTCCGGCATTAACTGGAATGGCGTTGCAGAAGAAGTGTTTCGCCCCATGAGTAAGCTCCTTTCTGGGGCGATTTTACCACTGCGTTAGGAAGAGGTCCAGAGCGTCATTCCGGCTCGCTGTGAATGCCGGTCACCTTATTGAACGGCTGCTCGTGCGATTCGAAAGTTCGATAGACGGTCATCGGATGCACGCCTATTTGCTTTGCGACCTCCCGTACTGACAGTCCATGCTCACGAAGCTCCAACATCATGTCTCGCTTTCCTAGCGACACGTAGGCTTGCTTAGGAACGACGGTCGGATCAGGAACCGCTTCAAACATTGGAGCGAATAGCTGTTCCATGCGTTCTTGTGCCTCGAAAACCTTCTCCCAAGGTGCGTTGCTGTAGCGGCGAAGATTCTTGTCGGATGAGTGATGCTTGTGTGTGGCGTGGACACGGGCAATCTCGGCTCCGCCAATTTTGCGGATTTCATGAACTGATGTGTCTCGGAGCGTGTTGAAGCCCACAGCAGGAAAGTCAGCGTGATCTTCAATGATCCGTGCTTTGAGCCGATCCCACGAGTTTGGAATGTCTCTGGCACGATTTCCGCCATTCGTTTTTCGCCAATAAGGAACGCCGCTTTGTTTGAGCAGCACGAAGTCCATTGACGTTTCGTTCTTCAGCGACTCCCGACGCTCAATGGCCCAATTCAGCAAAATGATCGAATGCTTCCAGAGGCGATGCTGCCCGAAAACCTTTTTCTTTCTGCGGACTCGACCAATCTGCGGCTTGTCTCCTTCCAACATGACTTCCGAGAGTTTCAGGCGAGCCGTCTGATCGACACCGTAAGCACAGTTTAGACCAAGGATGATACAAAGCCGGTCGAATGGCCCGGCGTAGCGGTATAGCGTCCGGCAATGCTCGACCGTGAATGTGAAGATGTCAGCGGCCTCAGCGTCAATATCCGATTCAAGTTCATTCGGCTGACGTTTGATCCGATTGAATTTGGCGGGAAGCTGCCAAGCGAACTCGTCGCCAGAATCCAGCCACTCCAAGAATCGCTTGAGTTCACCGATGTAGTTCTTGCAGGTCTTGGCTTTCAGTGGCGATCCGGTTCGTTTGCTGACGGGGCGTTGTCGAAGTGTGCTGAAAAGTTCATCCACCGCCTGATAGCCAAGGTCGGAAAGTGGGATGTCGGACAGATATTCCTTCAACGCAACGACTTGTTTGATCTTGGTCATCCCATTGTCATTGACATGTCCCTCTTCTACATCGAAGTAATCTTTCTTGATCCACTCGATGAAGCAATCCATTGCTTGATGAAGCGTACCCGACGACACGACTCCGATCTTCACCGTGAGGCCGAACTGCTCCTTCAACGATTCCAGAGTATCTTCGGCGAAGGTGACAAGATGATCTTGTCCGTCGTCGTATACATTCTGATCGCTGGGGACGAATTTGACCGATGGGTATCGAATAGCCAGTCGATTGATTCGGTTGGCGTAGTCGCCATGATCTTCCGTGGGAAGCTGCTCTACGACATGTTGAAGCTCACCCTTTCCGAGGCTCTTGGCAATCTCGGTCGTGAAGTCATCCCAGAGTGGATCGGATTCAACCCTCTCGATGTCTTCCCAGACTTGCTCGATTCGTGCGTTTCGTCGCTCGGCGTCCTTGAGTGATTCACCAAGGCAGAACTTGGGTTGAGATCGCTTACCGCTTTTGGTGAGTTTCCAGCCGACATTGATCCAAATTTGACCGTCCTTGCCGAAATTCAGACTCTTCTTTCGCATGATGCCCTCCGCAGTACAGGGGTTGGAGTGAGTTTCTGACTGCGGCGGCATGTATGGTCCGAAATGGCCGTTTCAGAAAGGCCTTGGCTCCTTATCAGAAAAAATCGGTGCCCTTATCAGAAAAATGGGCGTTTCCGCAACCCGTTGAGGGCGTGCGATTTGTCGCAAATGCCAATAGAAAAAGGCACTTACGACGAATCGTAAGTGCCTTTAAGTGGAGGCGGCGGGAATTGAACCCGCGTGCCGCGATATTTCCATGCAAGCGTCTACGTGTG comes from the Bremerella sp. JC817 genome and includes:
- a CDS encoding DNA methyltransferase, whose product is MGRNTSSATPFQLMPDLPSWEYVALKQSIRQHGVIVPIVKDENGTIIDGHHRERACRELKIRDIPTITLGGLTDEQKRDHALVLNMVRRKITRKQMRQIIATELRRTPDISNQWLAEILGSTDKTVESVRRELIAGSEIPMLDSYRAKDGKRYPATRLYTEREKQADRARAALATLGEKAPRKAVTLKQLERDAKKEERKSRTRVRYRKPDDHAPIRLYHSDFRDLERIARIQPGSVDLILTDVPYDREFTKQFDDLGAFASRVLKDGGVFCVYLGVVQVADAIKSFTKHLEYRATAFSSWLGDGPVIQPLQCVTQTTPVLVFSKGKWTRTTRWYNSFHNSAAEQELHEWQKPLADVEHWLLSFSDPGDLICDPCAGSGSTAAVCRRHNRRFVGGDIDRDAVRLAQTRLKEETQVCDTPVLSLGRAK
- a CDS encoding DUF2493 domain-containing protein, whose translation is MAVATSTIVNYLKQRHASAPLSVLIHGAANGADTLAGEWASRNGIEVVACPADWKRYGRGAGPLRNRAMLELAPDLLVAFPGGKGTDHMISAAEQKGITIRHA
- a CDS encoding NADAR family protein, whose product is MILIRKVKDEYGWLGNMSPHPVSHVGKAYRTAEALFQALRFDQDEIIESIREQKSPMAAKMKAKKHRDRMVVVPLSEADLDNMRLVLRLKLLQHPKLRTLLLATGDQEIIEDCTKRPRGSGLFWGAAEANSQWIGENWLGRLWMELRAELKPHNRSETCELADRV